The following are encoded together in the Sphingomonas insulae genome:
- a CDS encoding SCO family protein, whose translation MNILRLAPFAAFALVACQPGGTAHEAPPLAGARIGGPFTLVNQDGRPVTDRTFAGKYRIMYFGYTFCPDVCPTDAAAIGKGLAMLDKSDPALAGRIVPVFVSVDPERDTPAVLKGFVAAFHPRMVGLTGTPAQIAAVSKAYGVFAGKGDAQPGGGYLVNHSRTTYLMDPDGRPLALLPSDKGPQAVADEIKRWAT comes from the coding sequence ATGAACATTTTGCGTCTCGCCCCCTTCGCCGCATTCGCGCTCGTCGCCTGTCAGCCGGGCGGCACCGCGCATGAAGCGCCGCCACTCGCCGGTGCCAGGATCGGCGGACCGTTCACGCTGGTGAATCAGGACGGCCGCCCCGTCACCGACCGCACGTTCGCCGGCAAATACCGGATCATGTATTTCGGCTACACCTTCTGCCCCGATGTCTGCCCGACCGACGCCGCGGCGATCGGCAAGGGGCTGGCGATGCTCGACAAGAGCGATCCGGCGCTGGCGGGTCGGATCGTCCCCGTGTTCGTCAGCGTCGATCCGGAACGCGACACGCCGGCGGTGCTCAAGGGCTTCGTCGCGGCGTTTCATCCGCGCATGGTCGGACTGACCGGGACGCCCGCACAGATCGCGGCGGTGTCGAAGGCCTATGGCGTGTTCGCGGGCAAGGGCGATGCGCAGCCCGGCGGCGGCTATCTGGTGAACCACAGCCGCACCACCTATCTGATGGATCCGGACGGCAGGCCGCTCGCATTGCTGCCGTCCGACAAGGGGCCGCAGGCGGTGGCGGACGAGATCAAGCGCTGGGCAACATGA